From one Candidatus Micrarchaeota archaeon genomic stretch:
- a CDS encoding polyprenyl synthetase family protein yields MGNEQVVEYIKRRALEIDKKINKYLTDKTSVRYLETLLGRSGYQYDPKAINKAVIEPAKYLLDLGGKRWRPVLMLAVIDTLGKDSNEYLEFSIIPEIIHNATLIHDDIEDRSEMRRGSPAVHMKYGVDVALNLGDFMYFFPIVALLDSNKLDRDTKIKFLEIYQKEMLKVTIGQATDIAWHNFLVDPTSVSESEYLQMAYSKTGVLASMSAKLGAVLGGADDKTISALGNFGASIGVAFQLQDDLLNVVKSGVSESKGGTGDDITEGKITLLTTYTLEKAEKRDRERLIEILKMHTTERTLIDEAIEIIGKYGAIDYAKNLEQKLVKDAWKNVDGAIPDSDAKKVLKSMAEFLISRSI; encoded by the coding sequence ATGGGCAATGAGCAGGTAGTTGAGTATATAAAGCGCCGCGCGCTGGAGATAGACAAGAAGATAAACAAGTACCTTACGGACAAGACTTCCGTAAGATACCTTGAGACCCTCCTGGGCAGGAGCGGCTACCAGTACGATCCAAAGGCGATAAACAAGGCGGTGATAGAGCCTGCCAAGTACCTTCTCGACTTGGGCGGAAAGAGATGGAGGCCGGTGCTGATGCTTGCGGTCATAGACACGCTTGGAAAGGACTCGAACGAGTATCTGGAGTTTTCGATAATACCTGAGATAATACACAACGCGACGCTGATACACGATGACATAGAGGACCGCTCGGAGATGAGGAGGGGATCGCCGGCAGTGCACATGAAGTACGGCGTAGACGTGGCGCTCAACCTGGGTGATTTCATGTACTTCTTCCCCATAGTCGCGCTCCTTGACAGCAACAAGCTTGACAGGGACACCAAGATAAAGTTCCTTGAAATCTACCAGAAGGAGATGCTCAAGGTCACCATAGGACAGGCAACCGACATCGCATGGCACAACTTCCTCGTGGATCCAACCAGCGTTTCGGAAAGCGAGTACCTGCAGATGGCCTATTCAAAGACCGGCGTGCTGGCCAGCATGTCGGCGAAGCTGGGGGCCGTGCTCGGGGGTGCCGACGACAAAACAATCAGCGCGCTGGGGAACTTCGGCGCATCGATAGGGGTTGCATTCCAGCTGCAGGACGACCTGCTTAACGTAGTGAAAAGCGGGGTTTCGGAGAGCAAGGGGGGTACGGGCGACGACATAACCGAGGGCAAGATAACCCTTCTAACTACATATACGCTGGAGAAGGCCGAAAAGAGGGACAGGGAGAGGCTCATAGAAATACTGAAGATGCACACCACGGAAAGAACCCTGATAGACGAGGCCATAGAGATAATCGGGAAATACGGCGCTATAGACTATGCAAAAAACCTGGAGCAAAAGCTTGTGAAGGACGCGTGGAAGAACGTTGACGGTGCAATACCGGATTCTGATGCGAAGAAAGTACTGAAGTCGATGGCGGAGTTCCTGATAAGCAGGTCCATATGA
- a CDS encoding NUDIX hydrolase yields MGKTLHKNRLFSVEEVKVNLRSRGKFTEYTVRQKDTVAVLPITGKNGVLLERQFRPAANRTLYEIPAGHVEGMEKPIDTARRELEEETGFKASGMRFLTYFYPSPGILTNREYLYVATGLKKGTQSLDKDEDITLAEVSMDAAIKLIKSGKIIDLKTIAAVLYYKRFVDKK; encoded by the coding sequence ATGGGGAAAACACTGCACAAAAACAGGCTGTTCAGCGTTGAGGAAGTGAAGGTAAACCTGCGCAGCAGGGGGAAGTTCACCGAGTATACCGTCAGGCAGAAGGATACCGTAGCCGTTCTACCGATAACAGGGAAAAATGGCGTATTGCTCGAGAGGCAGTTCAGGCCTGCAGCCAACAGGACATTATACGAAATACCTGCAGGGCACGTAGAGGGAATGGAGAAGCCAATCGATACCGCAAGGAGGGAACTGGAAGAAGAAACGGGGTTCAAGGCATCCGGAATGAGGTTTCTGACATATTTTTATCCGTCTCCTGGAATACTAACAAACAGGGAATACCTCTACGTTGCCACCGGGCTTAAGAAAGGAACGCAGTCGCTGGACAAGGACGAGGATATAACGCTCGCGGAAGTGAGCATGGATGCTGCCATAAAGCTGATAAAATCAGGAAAGATAATAGACCTCAAGACCATCGCCGCAGTCCTGTACTATAAGCGCTTTGTCGATAAGAAATAG
- a CDS encoding radical SAM protein — MSLAGTAMKSNFVKLERPYKLNFCITYWCQSRCLTCNIWQIKPKGEMTIEEIRDFVAKNPYFKWVELTGGEPFLRGDIVEIARTFKEHSKELYILTMPTNSLCDHNMVEKKLREILSFGIPRVAVTVSLDGYRELHDKIRGIPGNYDKAIDMFKRLKELKKEYSNLFFVFGYTLSKFNKGEFEKTYQSVKQDIPDIKYNDFHINLAQVSSNYYGNSNDDIKANNPEIVGELESILKHREFELGVIPMIETAFTRKLVEYAKTGYSPMKSRSLEASLFMDSYGNVYPSIMWDKKIGNVREVGYDLSKLWNNEEAKKVREEIATGKEPNQWTSCEAYQILTGNVVSLFV, encoded by the coding sequence ATGAGTCTCGCAGGCACCGCAATGAAGAGCAATTTCGTAAAGCTGGAGAGGCCTTACAAACTCAACTTTTGCATAACTTACTGGTGCCAGAGCAGATGCCTGACGTGCAATATATGGCAGATAAAGCCGAAGGGCGAGATGACAATAGAGGAAATCAGGGACTTCGTGGCAAAGAACCCCTATTTCAAGTGGGTCGAGCTCACCGGAGGGGAGCCTTTCCTCAGGGGCGACATAGTGGAGATAGCGCGCACCTTCAAGGAGCACTCGAAGGAACTATACATACTCACGATGCCTACTAACTCCCTGTGCGACCACAACATGGTGGAGAAAAAGTTAAGGGAGATACTGTCGTTTGGCATACCGCGGGTAGCCGTAACTGTGAGCCTTGACGGATACAGGGAGCTGCATGACAAGATAAGGGGCATACCCGGGAACTACGACAAGGCTATAGACATGTTCAAAAGGCTCAAGGAGCTCAAGAAGGAATACAGCAACCTGTTCTTCGTGTTCGGCTACACCTTGAGCAAGTTCAACAAGGGCGAATTCGAGAAGACTTACCAGTCTGTGAAGCAGGACATACCGGACATAAAATACAACGACTTCCACATAAACCTGGCGCAGGTATCGAGCAACTACTACGGCAACTCCAACGACGACATAAAGGCAAACAATCCGGAAATAGTCGGGGAGCTTGAATCCATACTGAAGCACAGGGAATTCGAGCTCGGCGTAATACCGATGATAGAAACCGCATTCACTAGGAAGCTCGTGGAATACGCGAAAACGGGGTACAGCCCGATGAAGAGCAGGAGCCTGGAGGCGTCGCTGTTCATGGACAGCTACGGGAACGTTTATCCCTCAATCATGTGGGACAAGAAGATAGGGAACGTCCGCGAAGTGGGATACGACCTGTCAAAGCTGTGGAACAACGAGGAGGCGAAGAAGGTAAGGGAGGAAATAGCCACGGGCAAGGAGCCTAACCAGTGGACCTCATGCGAGGCATACCAGATACTCACCGGCAACGTTGTGAGCCTGTTTGTCTAG